A window of the Acidithiobacillus thiooxidans ATCC 19377 genome harbors these coding sequences:
- the fliQ gene encoding flagellar biosynthesis protein FliQ — MTPVSVIDVGQQAIWTTLLLSAPLLGIALVVGVLVSIFQAATQINEMTLSFVPKVIAMGLVMVILGPWMLHLMMDYTIQLFHNIPHLIDQ, encoded by the coding sequence ATGACTCCTGTAAGTGTTATTGATGTGGGGCAACAGGCCATCTGGACGACGCTTCTGCTTTCTGCTCCGCTCTTGGGTATTGCTCTGGTGGTCGGGGTGCTGGTCAGCATTTTCCAGGCGGCTACACAAATAAACGAAATGACCCTGAGTTTTGTGCCCAAGGTGATCGCCATGGGCTTGGTCATGGTTATTCTCGGACCCTGGATGTTGCATTTGATGATGGATTATACCATCCAGCTTTTTCATAATATTCCTCATCTTATTGATCAATGA
- the fliN gene encoding flagellar motor switch protein FliN, whose amino-acid sequence MAEEQNTPAASATESADNAQADDIMADWAAAMSEQEAAETTAENPSRSVSGEAGATAEQSVPSSAASAKTATPVPMPELQASRSTGTQAQNLDMILDIPVTLSVELGKTKIQIRNLLQLAQGSVVELERLAGEPMDVLVNGYLIAQGEVVLVNDKFGIRLTDIVSPAERAKKLR is encoded by the coding sequence ATGGCTGAAGAACAGAATACCCCGGCGGCGTCTGCAACAGAGTCTGCTGACAATGCTCAGGCTGACGATATTATGGCTGATTGGGCGGCAGCAATGAGCGAACAGGAGGCTGCAGAAACAACTGCTGAGAATCCTTCCAGATCTGTTTCCGGAGAGGCAGGGGCCACTGCAGAGCAGAGTGTTCCTTCTTCTGCCGCATCTGCAAAAACAGCAACACCCGTGCCCATGCCGGAATTACAAGCTTCCCGATCGACCGGAACCCAGGCACAAAATCTCGATATGATACTGGATATTCCAGTAACCCTTTCGGTGGAATTGGGGAAAACCAAAATTCAGATTCGTAATTTGTTGCAGCTTGCCCAAGGTTCTGTGGTCGAGTTGGAGCGGCTTGCCGGTGAACCCATGGATGTGTTGGTCAACGGTTATCTGATCGCCCAGGGCGAGGTTGTGCTGGTGAATGACAAATTTGGTATCCGCTTGACCGATATTGTCAGCCCGGCAGAGCGCGCCAAAAAATTGCGATGA
- the fliO gene encoding flagellar biosynthetic protein FliO: protein MKRLFEAPKFWLIFWVLSGFSPLAQASTPAVMDTGSPFSWMSILQLFAALLFVLAVFFVVIWMLKHFQPGAMNNPVAGLKVVTSLPLGTRERLLLVQVGEQQLLLGVTPTGIHLLHTLETALPDTTSNSATAFASWLRTAMERRKQGTWSPNTPVPKGNIKTGDQHPPSGDSSPD from the coding sequence ATGAAACGTCTTTTTGAAGCGCCAAAATTTTGGCTGATCTTCTGGGTATTGTCCGGGTTCAGTCCCTTGGCCCAAGCCAGTACTCCCGCCGTGATGGACACGGGTAGTCCCTTTTCCTGGATGTCCATATTGCAGTTGTTTGCCGCTTTGTTGTTTGTATTGGCTGTATTTTTTGTGGTGATCTGGATGCTCAAACATTTCCAGCCGGGCGCAATGAATAACCCGGTTGCCGGGCTCAAAGTAGTGACATCCCTGCCTTTGGGTACGCGGGAACGTCTTTTGCTAGTACAGGTCGGAGAGCAGCAATTGCTACTTGGGGTAACACCAACAGGCATTCATCTGTTGCATACCCTGGAGACAGCGCTGCCCGATACGACCAGTAATTCAGCAACGGCTTTTGCCAGCTGGTTACGTACTGCGATGGAGAGGCGTAAGCAAGGAACATGGAGCCCAAACACCCCAGTCCCCAAGGGAAATATAAAAACCGGCGATCAACATCCGCCTTCAGGAGATTCTTCACCGGACTGA
- the fliM gene encoding flagellar motor switch protein FliM, producing the protein MVQDILSQDEVDALFKGMSDGDVEIHAEPEPDPGGIRPYDLANQDRIVRGRMPTLEVVNERFARLWRVSLFNFLRRTAEISVGPVRLIKYSEFIRRLVVPSNINIVQIKPLRGSALFVFDPRLIFAVVDNYFGGDGRFHARIEGREFTPLEQRIIKRLLDLAFKDFKNAWTPVTELNPELTRSEVNPQFVSIATPTEVVIVSTFNVELESGSGTFEICLPYGMVEPVRDQLTAGTTADRSEIDRRWVQSMQDEMQEASLELEVHFLQTQLTLRQLLALRDGDIIPVEMPEEVFAQVDGIPIFSGRYGVSNGKIAVQLEKHLCPEMIAGQAAMAAMEN; encoded by the coding sequence ATGGTACAGGATATTCTTTCTCAGGATGAAGTGGATGCCCTATTTAAGGGCATGTCAGATGGTGATGTCGAAATACACGCTGAACCTGAGCCTGATCCGGGCGGTATCCGTCCCTATGATCTGGCGAATCAGGATCGGATTGTGCGTGGCCGCATGCCCACTTTGGAGGTGGTCAACGAACGCTTTGCACGACTATGGCGGGTCAGTCTGTTTAATTTTCTCCGCCGTACCGCTGAAATTTCTGTGGGTCCGGTGCGCTTAATTAAATACAGTGAATTTATACGCAGACTGGTCGTTCCCAGTAATATCAATATTGTGCAAATCAAACCCTTGCGGGGTTCGGCATTGTTTGTTTTTGATCCGCGCCTGATTTTCGCCGTGGTAGATAATTATTTCGGCGGTGATGGACGTTTTCATGCGCGTATTGAAGGCCGTGAATTCACGCCTCTGGAACAAAGAATCATTAAACGGTTGCTGGATCTGGCATTTAAGGACTTTAAAAATGCCTGGACTCCGGTGACTGAACTGAATCCGGAACTAACCCGTTCCGAGGTGAACCCGCAATTTGTCAGCATTGCCACACCCACGGAAGTAGTGATTGTCAGTACGTTCAATGTTGAGCTGGAGTCGGGGAGTGGTACGTTTGAGATCTGTCTGCCTTATGGCATGGTAGAACCCGTCCGCGATCAGTTGACCGCCGGAACGACGGCCGACCGCTCGGAAATTGACCGACGCTGGGTACAATCCATGCAGGACGAAATGCAGGAGGCCTCTCTGGAACTGGAAGTACACTTTCTGCAAACGCAACTGACTCTTCGGCAATTATTGGCGCTCCGTGATGGAGACATTATTCCTGTAGAAATGCCCGAGGAGGTTTTTGCTCAGGTGGATGGAATCCCGATTTTTTCCGGGCGTTATGGGGTTTCTAACGGAAAAATTGCTGTGCAGTTGGAAAAACATTTATGTCCGGAAATGATTGCCGGGCAGGCAGCTATGGCCGCTATGGAGAACTAA
- the fliP gene encoding flagellar type III secretion system pore protein FliP (The bacterial flagellar biogenesis protein FliP forms a type III secretion system (T3SS)-type pore required for flagellar assembly.), translated as MVFFLPGIALAGGLPALTATPQAGGATEYSLSIQTLIFMTVLVFLPAMLLMMTAFTRIIIVLSLLKQALGSTQMPPSQIIVGLSLFLTFFVMAPVFQQLNTQALQPLTKNQINLTEAMSRAEGPLRTFMLSQTRPDDLALFVKLSGHKQLQAPADTPMTLLVPAFVTSELKTGFQIGFLIFIPFVIIDLVVAAVLMSMGMMMLSPVTISFPFKLMLFVLVNGWDLVIGSLVQSFVH; from the coding sequence ATGGTTTTTTTCCTGCCGGGGATTGCGCTGGCAGGAGGACTCCCGGCCCTGACCGCAACGCCACAGGCTGGAGGTGCTACCGAGTACAGCCTCAGCATCCAAACCCTGATTTTCATGACCGTGCTGGTTTTCCTGCCAGCCATGTTACTGATGATGACCGCATTTACCCGCATCATCATTGTGTTATCCCTGCTCAAACAAGCTCTTGGTTCTACCCAGATGCCTCCGAGTCAAATTATTGTCGGACTTTCCCTGTTTTTGACGTTTTTTGTGATGGCTCCAGTTTTTCAGCAGCTCAATACTCAGGCCCTGCAGCCATTAACCAAAAACCAGATCAACCTCACTGAGGCCATGTCTCGTGCCGAAGGGCCCCTGCGAACATTTATGCTTTCCCAGACCAGACCGGATGACCTGGCGCTTTTTGTCAAATTATCCGGACATAAGCAGTTGCAGGCCCCTGCCGATACGCCCATGACTTTGCTTGTTCCAGCTTTTGTGACTTCCGAACTGAAAACCGGGTTTCAGATCGGTTTTCTGATATTTATTCCTTTTGTCATCATTGATCTGGTCGTGGCAGCGGTGCTGATGTCCATGGGCATGATGATGTTGTCACCCGTCACCATCTCTTTTCCTTTCAAGCTGATGCTTTTTGTGCTGGTCAATGGCTGGGATCTGGTGATTGGTTCGCTGGTACAAAGTTTCGTGCATTGA